The genomic interval GCAGTAGGGAGTGAAGGATTGGTAACTGCACAAGGAGTTGCGGCAACAACTAATATTATTGCTACTAAAAACTCAGTCTCAGGAAGTACTTCATTAACCGTTTTTGCACCACAGATAGGACAAAGTTATGGTGGGGGGATAGTTGCCTGTGATAGTGGAGGATTGTTACACCTAATCGCAGCAACTTCGGACATTAGTTCGGGAGTTATGTGGGGAGGTTATGGAACGGCCATAGGTCCAGGAGCCCAAAGCACCATAGATGGTGCGAGCAATACACAAGCGATTGTCAATACGTTGGGGTCAAGTAGCAGTTATGCAGCAAGGCTTTGCGCCACATATAATGGGGGAGGTTATACGGATTGGTTCTTACCCTCTTCAGAACAACTCCATTGCCTATGGGCATACTATGCAAACATAGGTGGGTTTGACCTCGCAAGTGATTATTGGAGCTCCACTGAGTCATCTGTGAGTCCAGCTTATAATGCAATGGGTGAAAATTTTACTGAGGGAAATCCAAAGAACCTGGATAAGAATGCAACGGTTAGGGTTCGTTGTGTGAGACAATTTATGTAATTGAGCAGGAGGAGCTTCATGCTCCTCTTGGATGTATATTTGTTTTCAAAGAGAACACTACTTTTGATAAAATTTTAGTAAGCGGAAGGTATTATGTCAGAGTATTCTCCTGTATGGCCTCATGGCGAGATTATTAAAGAATTTGAAGGTATCTATGTGGTACGAGGTTCAAACATCACTCATTTTGAGAATAAGAAGATTCAACACAGCAGAAACATGACTATCATTGCGAGTAATGGTGATTTAGCACTGATTAATACGGTGCGTCTGAATGAGGACGGATTACGAGCGCTTGATACCTTGGGGGATGTGAAGCATGTCATTCGTATTGGCGCTTTTCATGGCAGAGATGATCCATTTTATTTAGATCGTTACAAGGCCTGTTTATGGACGGTTCAACCTAGAGAGCACGCGAATGCCCCTCACCATTCTTCAACACAATATTTAAAGGATGCTGATAAGTTACCCATAAAAAACACTCAGTTTTTTATGTTTAAAAACGCCACTCCCGCAGAAGGATTTCTATATCTTGATAATGATGAGGGCATTATTATTAGTTGTGACAGTATTAAAAATTGGGTGAGTGTGGATCAATTTTTTAGTGAAGAGACTGCTAAAATGGCCATATCTCAAGGGGAAATTGCAAAAGCGCGAATCTCACCTATTTGGCTTAAAGCCACTGGAGTACAAGGAAATGATTTTACTCATTTATTAAAATTGAAATTTAAACATCTTATTAGCGCGCACGGAGATGTTTTAAGAAATACAGCTTATGAGGATGTTAAAAACTCAGTGAGACAAGTCAATTAAAAGATTATCATGACAAGAAATGCTTAAAATCAAACAGCACTGTATTTATTGTTTATTTAAAAATCATATAACCATTTTTTCCTTTCGATTTTGCCAAATATAATGCTTCATCAGCTTGTTTTACCAATTCGTTCGGGTTGAGTGGTTCCCCACGATAAAATGAAATACCGATACTTGTAGAAACTTTAAGTTCATTGCTATTAAAAAACGGATCTAGATTTAAATTAGTGATGATTTTTTCTGCTATTTTAACAGCATCCACTTCCTCGTTGAGGTCATCAAATAATATAACAAATTCATCTCCGCCCAGACGAACTACTAAATCATATTTACGAACGTTTTTTTTCAGGAAAGTAGCGAATTTAACTAATAATTTATCGCCCATGTTGTGCCCTAAATTGTCATTAATCCATTTAAAATGATCTATATCTAAATACATCAAAGCAATTAATTGCTTATTACGTTTGGCTTTTTCCATAGACCGACTCAAAACACTAACAAAAAACTTTCTGTTAGGTAATTTTGTTAAAAAATCATGTTTTGCCATGTGAGATAAACGCTCTTGCGCTTTTTTTAACTTCTTAATAGCACTTAGTTTTTCTTGAAATAAAAGCTGATGTTTTAATCCTGAGGCGATGAACCCTGCCATAAGTTCCAAAATTTTTACATGTAATTCATGAAACGCATTAGGATGTTTCGAAAGAATTTTTATTACCCCAACTGGGTTGTCAGAATAAACTAATGGCGCGACGACTAAAGAGCGAGCAGATACTTTTTTACATGCTTCTAAATTTACTCGAGGGTCCTTTTCTGTATCTGGAGAAATTAAAACTCGGTTTTCGACAATACAAAGTCCTGAAATACTGTTAGTGATTGGCAATTTAAGATCATGGTAGTTTGTAACAGTGCCAGTCACCGCTTTATAGACCATAAAATTACCCTCTACCAACTCAATCACTGTTCCTGTTGCTGGGGTAAGCTCATGCATTTCATTGGCTACTAGTTGCATAAAAGCTTGGAGATCGAAGCGAGCCCTGGCTAGAATACTTTGAGTTTCAATAACTTGTTTTAATAAGGTTATATTATCAACAGCGGTTTCCGGAGGCATAATGAGCTCTATGTAGATTAAAATAAATTCTTATTCAAAAATAATTAAATAACAAGAGCGAATATGATTCTTAATTATTTAAATAATAAAGTTGAAGAGCATTTGGGTAATTTCTCACTAAATCCTGACAAGTGCTTGTTTCGCGCGTGCTGCTGCTTGTCCGCAGGATACTGGGTGCAGGGCATCGTGTGAGCATAGATTGTGTTAGAGGAAATTATCACCCAACTCTTCTTGGAGCGCATTAGTATCCGATGGACGCATTGGATCAGTAGTATTTCCAGGAATTTTTCGGGATTCATTCGCCCACTCACCTAGATCAATGAGTTTGCAGCGGTCAGAACAAAAAGGTCTGAATGGGTTATCTGGGCACCAGGTATTTTGTTTTTGGCATGTTGGGCAGGTGATTTTTTGATCTGTGTTCATAATGTTCTTTGTCAATTTCTCTTGGGAAGTATACGCATATGTATCTCTTGAGAGCAATTATTTTTAGTTTCCCACTGAGAAAATAAGGCTTCATTTATGAGTATTGATGTCAAATGAATTCATGTTTCAAATTTATGAGTGCTATAGCAGATAGAAAAGATAAATAAATATACAAAATGCGAATTAGCCTTTCACGCAAACAATAGGTATTAATCTGGCTACTTTCTTAGTTAAGCCGGAGTCTTGGGCTGCATCAACAACAAGATCCACATTTTTATAAGCCCCTGGAGCTTCTTCTGCTACTCCACGATAGGAACTGCTGCGAATCAAAATGCCTTGTTGGGCTAATTGCTTGATGATATCTTGCCCTTGCCATTGTTTTGTTGCCTGATGTCGACTCATAGCACGTCCAGCACCATGACAGGCTGAACCAAAAGACTTATTTTCGGCATTTGTTGTTCCTGCTAAAACATAAGAGGCGGTTCCCATACTGCCCCCAATAATGACGGGTTGACCTACATGCCTAAAAGAAGCAGTTAATTGAGGATGACCTGGTCCAAAAGCCCGTGTAGCACCTTTACGATGCACAAACAAACGTTTTGATTTGCCTTCTATTTGATGCGTTTCTTCCTTACAGGTATTATGAGAAACATCATAGATAAGTCTTATTTTGGTGCCAGGCATTTCATCTTGAAAAACTTCTCGCATAAAATGGGTAATGATTTCACGGTTTGCTAAGGCACAATTAATTCCGGCGCGCATTGCCCCTAAATAACGCTCCCCCATAGACGAACGAATAGGTGCACAAGCGAGTTCACGATCAATGAGTTGAATCCCGCGTTGTTGCGCATCAATTAACATGGAACGTAGAAAATCAGTTCCTATTTGATGGCCTAAGCCGCGCGAACCGCAATGAATACTTACCACCACGTCGCCCTGAGCTAAACCAAATGCTGTCGCAGTTTTGTCACAATATATTTTTTTTACTTCCTGAATTTCTAAGTAATGGTTACCGGATCCTAAAGTACCCATTTCATTTTTTTGACGTTTTTTTGCATGTTCTGAAACATGCGCTGGTAATGCCCCATCAACGCGACCATAATCTTCAATACGTTCTAAATCTTCCTTATCTCCGTATCCTTGCTTGACCGCCCAAACAGCGCCGCCACGTAACATATCATCCATTTGTTTCATTGTCAGATTAATACGGCTTTTGCTGCCTACACCGGCTGGAATATGCGTAAATAAAGCATTCGCCATTTGTTCTTTGTAAGGTTCAAATTCTTCCCGTTTAAGACCAGTGCTTAAGAGTCTTACACCACACGAAATATCAAAACCAACTCCTCCTGCGGATACCACTCCTTCATGCTCAGGATCAAATGCCGCGACGCCGCCAATAGGAAATCCATATCCCCAATGAGCATCAGGCATAGCATATGAGCCACCAACAATTCCAGGTAATGTGGCCACACGAGACAGTTGTTCATAAACCTTCATATCCATATCGCGCAATAAGTCTTCCGAAGCAAAAATAAATCCGGGTACCCTCATTTTACCGTGCTTGGGAATCTGCCATTCAAAATCGCTGATTTTTTCCAATAAATTTAAGTCCATTGATTTTGCCTTAGTTACTGAATGAAGATGCATTACAATTGATTATTCTGGTAATTATACATCAACAACGCATTGTGCTATCCAAGTTTGATTACTTTGATAAACTTTTAATTCGGTAAAGGTAGCTCCTTTAACTTCCACTGCGGGTTGATGCCGAACACTATCCACTTGCTCTCCTGTCACTACAGCAGCTAATTTTAGTCCTTTAATCGTGACATCAAACTGGCTAAAAAGCATCTCATGGATTGCCATGTTGTAAATAATGGCATTCAACCAGTCAACGAATAAAATCTCTTGACTGGGAGCTTCGCAGCTTATGTGAACCTTTTTAAGCGGTTGAATTAATTGATGAGTAATGACATGAGTTAATGCCAGAGCTCCCATGGCAAATGCCTCAGATAAAGTAGAACCACACCCTCGCACACCGATATCTGATTCATGAGAGAAATGCGCCCATTTTTTTTGAGCAATCAATTTGGATTCCTAATTTTATCGT from Legionella sainthelensi carries:
- a CDS encoding RtcB family protein, producing MDLNLLEKISDFEWQIPKHGKMRVPGFIFASEDLLRDMDMKVYEQLSRVATLPGIVGGSYAMPDAHWGYGFPIGGVAAFDPEHEGVVSAGGVGFDISCGVRLLSTGLKREEFEPYKEQMANALFTHIPAGVGSKSRINLTMKQMDDMLRGGAVWAVKQGYGDKEDLERIEDYGRVDGALPAHVSEHAKKRQKNEMGTLGSGNHYLEIQEVKKIYCDKTATAFGLAQGDVVVSIHCGSRGLGHQIGTDFLRSMLIDAQQRGIQLIDRELACAPIRSSMGERYLGAMRAGINCALANREIITHFMREVFQDEMPGTKIRLIYDVSHNTCKEETHQIEGKSKRLFVHRKGATRAFGPGHPQLTASFRHVGQPVIIGGSMGTASYVLAGTTNAENKSFGSACHGAGRAMSRHQATKQWQGQDIIKQLAQQGILIRSSSYRGVAEEAPGAYKNVDLVVDAAQDSGLTKKVARLIPIVCVKG
- a CDS encoding archease; translation: MIAQKKWAHFSHESDIGVRGCGSTLSEAFAMGALALTHVITHQLIQPLKKVHISCEAPSQEILFVDWLNAIIYNMAIHEMLFSQFDVTIKGLKLAAVVTGEQVDSVRHQPAVEVKGATFTELKVYQSNQTWIAQCVVDV
- the yacG gene encoding DNA gyrase inhibitor YacG; this encodes MNTDQKITCPTCQKQNTWCPDNPFRPFCSDRCKLIDLGEWANESRKIPGNTTDPMRPSDTNALQEELGDNFL
- a CDS encoding sensor domain-containing diguanylate cyclase gives rise to the protein MPPETAVDNITLLKQVIETQSILARARFDLQAFMQLVANEMHELTPATGTVIELVEGNFMVYKAVTGTVTNYHDLKLPITNSISGLCIVENRVLISPDTEKDPRVNLEACKKVSARSLVVAPLVYSDNPVGVIKILSKHPNAFHELHVKILELMAGFIASGLKHQLLFQEKLSAIKKLKKAQERLSHMAKHDFLTKLPNRKFFVSVLSRSMEKAKRNKQLIALMYLDIDHFKWINDNLGHNMGDKLLVKFATFLKKNVRKYDLVVRLGGDEFVILFDDLNEEVDAVKIAEKIITNLNLDPFFNSNELKVSTSIGISFYRGEPLNPNELVKQADEALYLAKSKGKNGYMIFK